A window of Corallococcus macrosporus DSM 14697 contains these coding sequences:
- a CDS encoding pesticin C-terminus-like muramidase, giving the protein MSRSESTRSVRNETTRREDAREPEKRQPKGYSMRDGFDARPAHQTNQRQPAAEAGGVRAEREAPAAATEPDVDWDFIAEREGRSVQDGYVPDPTGSKSGVTVATGVDLGARDMGDLDRLGLSDALKTKLEPYLGLQGQEAADFLENNPLNLTADEVKELDRAVKGEALDNIVNEYNTEVERLNAADGGSRPKFAELPREMQTVIASVGFQYGSLKSETPNFFAQVTEQRWEDAKANLEDFGDRYSTRRGIEAELLGQGIANLS; this is encoded by the coding sequence GTGTCCCGTTCGGAGTCCACCCGTAGCGTCCGGAACGAGACGACCCGGCGGGAGGACGCGCGCGAGCCTGAGAAGCGTCAGCCCAAGGGTTACTCGATGCGGGACGGCTTCGACGCGCGGCCGGCCCATCAGACGAACCAGCGACAACCGGCCGCCGAGGCCGGGGGCGTGCGTGCGGAACGCGAGGCTCCCGCCGCCGCGACGGAGCCGGACGTCGACTGGGACTTCATTGCCGAGCGCGAGGGCCGGTCGGTCCAGGATGGCTACGTCCCGGACCCGACGGGCAGCAAGAGCGGCGTCACCGTGGCCACGGGCGTGGACCTGGGTGCCCGGGACATGGGGGACCTGGACCGGCTGGGGCTCTCCGACGCGCTGAAGACGAAGCTGGAGCCCTACCTGGGCCTGCAGGGGCAGGAGGCCGCGGACTTCCTGGAGAACAACCCGCTGAACCTGACGGCGGACGAGGTCAAGGAGCTGGACCGGGCCGTGAAGGGCGAGGCGCTGGACAACATCGTCAATGAGTACAACACCGAGGTCGAGCGCCTGAACGCCGCGGACGGCGGGAGCCGGCCGAAGTTCGCCGAGCTGCCCCGGGAGATGCAGACGGTGATTGCCTCCGTGGGCTTCCAGTACGGCTCGCTGAAGTCGGAGACGCCCAACTTCTTCGCGCAGGTGACGGAGCAGCGCTGGGAGGACGCGAAGGCCAACCTGGAGGACTTCGGCGACCGCTATTCGACGCGCCGGGGTATCGAGGCGGAGCTGCTGGGGCAGGGCATCGCGAACCTGAGCTGA
- a CDS encoding AzlD domain-containing protein yields the protein MTLLPILVLAAGTYAFRLAGPLLSQRMTLSARVQGLLTLCAIALLTALVATATLTAAGGFAGWARPAGVLAGALMAWRKLPFVVVVVGAAAVTALLRMAGIG from the coding sequence ATGACGCTCCTTCCGATTCTGGTGCTCGCGGCGGGGACCTACGCCTTCCGGCTCGCGGGGCCGCTGCTCAGTCAGCGCATGACGCTGTCCGCGCGCGTCCAGGGGCTGCTGACGCTCTGCGCGATTGCCCTGCTCACCGCGCTGGTGGCCACCGCCACGCTGACGGCGGCCGGGGGCTTCGCGGGCTGGGCCCGGCCGGCGGGGGTGCTCGCCGGGGCCCTGATGGCCTGGCGGAAGCTGCCCTTCGTGGTGGTCGTCGTGGGGGCCGCGGCCGTTACAGCTTTGTTGCGAATGGCCGGTATCGGTTGA
- a CDS encoding AzlC family ABC transporter permease — protein sequence MGHVDRPLIRDVAAVAAASGVVGASFGAIAVASGLSVWLASAMSLFVFAGGAQFMAVGVVAGGGSPVAAVIAGLLLNARHLPFGMTVADVLGARWPTRLLGAHLMVDESVAFALAQASPERRKAAYWLCGGALFIAWNVGVLVGALGGRALGNPDAIGLDAAFPAGMLALLLPSLTAPARRTETEPTADGALEAERLHEAQVAAARARRVAGFAAVIALATTPFLPVGVPVLLSLLAVGVALK from the coding sequence ATGGGGCATGTGGATCGGCCGTTGATTCGGGACGTCGCGGCGGTGGCCGCCGCCTCGGGGGTCGTCGGGGCGTCGTTCGGGGCCATCGCGGTGGCCTCGGGGTTGTCGGTGTGGCTGGCGTCGGCCATGTCGTTGTTCGTGTTCGCGGGCGGCGCGCAGTTCATGGCCGTGGGCGTGGTGGCGGGTGGTGGCAGTCCCGTGGCCGCGGTCATCGCGGGACTGCTGCTCAACGCCCGGCACCTGCCGTTTGGAATGACGGTGGCCGACGTGCTCGGCGCGCGGTGGCCCACGCGCCTGCTGGGGGCGCACCTGATGGTGGATGAGTCCGTGGCGTTCGCGCTCGCACAGGCCTCGCCGGAGCGCCGGAAGGCCGCGTATTGGCTGTGCGGTGGCGCGTTGTTCATCGCCTGGAACGTGGGGGTCCTCGTGGGAGCCCTGGGCGGAAGGGCCCTGGGCAATCCCGACGCCATCGGGCTCGACGCCGCGTTTCCGGCCGGGATGCTGGCCCTGTTGCTCCCGTCATTGACGGCGCCCGCCAGGCGGACGGAGACCGAGCCCACGGCGGATGGCGCGCTGGAGGCCGAGCGTCTCCACGAGGCCCAGGTGGCCGCGGCCCGGGCGCGCCGGGTGGCCGGATTCGCCGCGGTCATCGCGCTGGCCACCACGCCGTTTCTTCCCGTGGGAGTCCCCGTGCTGCTCTCGCTCCTCGCTGTCGGCGTGGCGCTGAAATGA
- a CDS encoding Hsp70 family protein, giving the protein MSTGSILGIDFGTTNTAAAFFDKAGKLRVVPVTDKSVTLPSVVWFHAADKAIVGHAARRQIIDDPRHTVFGAKRFLGRRFQSEYVTQHKDKYAFELVEAEDGYTAVTMYGKQTSLTDVAHLIIKQILTLANHAAGTPFRECVLTVPAHASSRQRAAVRHAAEQAGLQVRAIINEPTAAALYYANLRNPEQTVMVFDLGGGTFDATLLAVQNKVVKVLSTGGDAFLGGANFDERIVEMLVDDFQQKHGIDLRGNKVVMQRLVFAAESAKMSLSQRDATVLRVPCIAQKDGGFIDFDYTLTRKRLEEMVFQLIERTASACDDVLERAQLKPDQIDELVLVGGQTRMPAIRQRFSHFKRLSSDKEVHPELGVAVGAAILGRNLARGITGLADVVPMPISIMVPGGAQHEVIPANTPVPATKSVTLELPMIPGPLSIALFEALDTTTVDRELLGTVRVELDWRTTHKGPTTLELRMGQDFVLGAALVSPQGARHPLTISDMRAPKRSA; this is encoded by the coding sequence ATGAGTACCGGCTCCATCCTTGGCATCGACTTCGGGACCACCAACACCGCCGCGGCCTTCTTCGACAAGGCCGGCAAGCTCCGCGTCGTTCCCGTGACGGACAAGAGCGTCACGCTGCCCTCCGTCGTGTGGTTCCACGCGGCGGACAAGGCCATCGTCGGCCACGCCGCGCGGCGGCAGATCATCGACGACCCGCGCCACACCGTCTTCGGCGCCAAGCGCTTCCTGGGCCGCCGCTTCCAGTCCGAGTACGTCACCCAGCACAAGGACAAGTACGCCTTCGAGCTCGTCGAGGCCGAGGACGGCTACACGGCCGTGACGATGTACGGGAAGCAGACGTCCCTGACGGACGTGGCGCACCTCATCATCAAGCAGATCCTCACGCTGGCGAACCACGCCGCCGGCACGCCCTTCCGCGAGTGCGTGCTCACCGTGCCCGCGCACGCCAGCAGCCGGCAGCGCGCCGCGGTCCGCCACGCCGCGGAGCAGGCCGGCCTCCAGGTGCGCGCCATCATCAACGAGCCCACCGCCGCCGCGCTCTACTACGCCAACCTGCGCAACCCCGAGCAGACGGTGATGGTGTTCGACCTGGGCGGCGGCACCTTCGACGCCACGCTGCTCGCGGTGCAGAACAAGGTCGTGAAGGTGCTGTCCACCGGCGGTGACGCCTTCCTCGGCGGCGCCAACTTCGACGAGCGCATCGTGGAGATGCTGGTGGACGACTTCCAGCAGAAGCACGGCATCGACCTGCGCGGGAACAAGGTGGTGATGCAGCGGCTCGTCTTCGCCGCCGAGTCCGCGAAGATGTCGCTGAGCCAGCGCGACGCCACCGTGCTGCGCGTGCCGTGCATCGCCCAGAAGGACGGCGGCTTCATCGACTTCGACTACACGCTCACCCGCAAGCGGCTGGAGGAGATGGTGTTCCAGCTCATCGAGCGCACCGCCTCCGCCTGCGACGACGTGCTGGAGCGCGCGCAGCTCAAGCCTGACCAGATTGACGAGCTCGTCCTGGTCGGCGGCCAGACGCGCATGCCCGCCATCCGGCAGCGCTTCTCCCACTTCAAGCGGCTGTCCTCCGACAAGGAGGTCCACCCGGAGCTCGGCGTCGCGGTGGGCGCGGCCATCCTCGGACGGAACCTGGCGCGCGGCATCACCGGCCTGGCGGACGTGGTGCCCATGCCCATCAGCATCATGGTCCCCGGCGGCGCCCAGCACGAGGTCATCCCCGCCAACACCCCCGTGCCCGCGACGAAGTCCGTGACGCTGGAGCTGCCCATGATTCCCGGGCCGCTCTCCATCGCCCTCTTCGAGGCGCTGGACACCACCACCGTGGACCGCGAGCTGCTGGGCACCGTCCGCGTCGAGCTGGACTGGCGCACCACCCACAAGGGCCCCACCACGCTGGAGCTCCGCATGGGCCAGGACTTCGTCCTCGGCGCCGCGCTCGTGTCACCCCAGGGCGCCCGCCATCCGCTGACCATCAGCGACATGCGCGCGCCCAAGCGCTCCGCTTGA
- a CDS encoding winged helix-turn-helix domain-containing protein, translating into MKAPFEQLATLDRLIHEPARLSLLTALSACDSADFLYLQSLTGLSKGNLSSHLSKLEEAGFISVEKQFKGKTPHTLLRITGTGREAIEQHWEQLEKLRSRAKGWAPEEGSG; encoded by the coding sequence ATGAAGGCCCCGTTCGAGCAACTGGCCACGCTGGACCGGCTCATCCACGAGCCCGCCCGGCTGTCGCTCCTCACGGCGCTGTCCGCCTGCGACAGCGCGGACTTCCTCTACCTCCAGAGTCTCACGGGCCTCTCCAAGGGCAACCTGTCCAGCCACCTGTCCAAGCTGGAGGAGGCCGGTTTCATCTCCGTGGAGAAGCAGTTCAAGGGCAAGACGCCGCACACCCTGCTGCGCATCACGGGCACGGGGCGTGAGGCCATCGAGCAGCACTGGGAGCAGCTCGAAAAGCTGCGCAGCCGGGCCAAGGGCTGGGCTCCCGAGGAAGGCAGCGGGTAG
- a CDS encoding DoxX family protein, translating into MVGKSAVGLTLIRVVFGLSLALGHGLPKLTGDMSRFAAGVAQLGFPFPTFFAWCATLAEFLGGLLVAVGLFTRPAAAMAGFTMVVALYRHRADPFGRMELALLYLAVMAAIALIGAGPWSLDAKVRRRA; encoded by the coding sequence ATGGTGGGTAAGTCCGCGGTGGGTTTGACGCTGATCCGCGTGGTGTTCGGTCTCTCGCTGGCGCTGGGGCACGGCCTGCCCAAGCTCACCGGCGACATGAGCAGGTTCGCGGCGGGCGTGGCGCAGCTCGGCTTCCCGTTCCCGACCTTCTTCGCCTGGTGCGCCACGCTGGCGGAGTTCCTGGGCGGGCTGCTGGTGGCCGTGGGCCTCTTCACGCGCCCAGCGGCCGCGATGGCGGGCTTCACCATGGTGGTGGCCCTGTACCGGCACCGCGCGGACCCCTTCGGCCGCATGGAGCTGGCGCTGCTCTACCTGGCCGTCATGGCGGCCATCGCGCTCATCGGCGCGGGGCCGTGGAGCCTGGACGCGAAGGTCCGCCGCCGCGCCTGA
- a CDS encoding SOS response-associated peptidase, producing MCGRVTVRTSPEQIVTGLGLAGIRTAVERPRFNLCPTQLMPVVTNDGARMLDAFRWGLVPSWAKDPAIGNKLINARGETVAEKPSFRSALKRRRCLVVVDGWYEWKQSTKPKTPYHFHRKDGQLLTLAGLWEEWTAPDTGEVLNTCTLITTGPNALMAPIHDRMPVILAPEAQEVWLRPEPQEASVLLPLLVPCAEESLDAYEVSRVVNSPANDTPACVERVAA from the coding sequence ATGTGTGGCCGTGTCACCGTCCGAACCTCTCCTGAGCAGATTGTCACCGGGCTGGGCCTCGCGGGCATCCGCACCGCCGTGGAACGGCCGCGCTTCAACCTGTGCCCCACGCAGTTGATGCCGGTGGTGACCAATGATGGCGCGCGGATGCTGGATGCGTTCCGCTGGGGGCTCGTCCCGTCGTGGGCGAAGGACCCCGCCATTGGCAACAAGCTCATCAACGCCCGGGGCGAGACGGTGGCGGAGAAGCCCAGCTTCCGCTCCGCGCTCAAGCGCCGCCGCTGCCTCGTGGTGGTGGACGGCTGGTACGAGTGGAAGCAGTCCACGAAGCCGAAGACGCCGTACCACTTCCACCGCAAGGACGGGCAGCTCCTGACGCTCGCCGGGCTCTGGGAGGAGTGGACCGCGCCCGACACCGGCGAGGTGCTCAACACCTGCACGCTCATCACCACTGGCCCCAACGCGCTGATGGCGCCCATCCATGACCGGATGCCCGTCATCCTCGCGCCGGAGGCCCAGGAGGTGTGGCTGCGTCCGGAGCCGCAGGAGGCCTCGGTGCTGCTGCCGCTGCTGGTGCCGTGCGCCGAGGAGTCCCTGGACGCCTACGAGGTGTCGCGCGTGGTGAACTCGCCCGCGAACGACACCCCGGCCTGCGTGGAGCGCGTGGCCGCCTGA
- a CDS encoding helix-turn-helix domain-containing protein, with protein MSTPRSLDLRERVVAARQEGEGKSAIARRLMLGHATVRRYIARFEATGSVRARPHGGGAPRKVDATGEEVPRRLVCERPDATDEELARVDAVRAGCAINHTTVNRALRRMGLTRKRSPATRPSATPRP; from the coding sequence ATGTCCACTCCCCGTTCGCTCGACCTGCGCGAGCGTGTCGTCGCCGCCAGGCAAGAGGGCGAGGGCAAGAGTGCCATCGCCCGTCGCCTCATGCTCGGCCATGCCACGGTGCGTCGCTACATCGCTCGCTTCGAGGCAACCGGCAGCGTCCGTGCGCGTCCCCATGGGGGTGGGGCCCCTCGCAAGGTGGATGCGACGGGCGAAGAAGTGCCGCGGCGGCTGGTGTGCGAGCGTCCCGACGCCACCGATGAGGAGTTGGCACGCGTCGATGCGGTACGCGCCGGGTGCGCCATCAACCACACCACGGTGAATCGAGCGCTGCGGCGCATGGGGTTGACGCGTAAACGAAGTCCCGCCACGCGACCGAGCGCGACACCCAGGCCGTAG